TACGGCGGCGAGGAGGCCCGCTGGAACCTCCCCGACAACGGCCCCGACAAGAAGAACCTCCCGGGCGTCTACTCCTTCGTCTACGGCAACACGGCGGTCATCTCGCTGGACCCCAACGACGTCTCCTTCGAGATCCCGGCCAACCTCGGCATCTCCGGCGGCACCCAGACCAAGTGGTTCGAGGCGCAGCTGAAGAAGTTCCGCGCCGCGAAGGACATCGACTTCGTCGTGGTGTTCTTCCACCACTGCGCCTACTGCACCTCCACCGCGCACGCCTCGGAGGGGGGCGTGCGCCAGGAGTGGGTGCCGCTGTTCGACAAGTACCAGGTGGACCTGGTCATCAACGGGCACAACCACCAGTACGAGCGCACCGACGTCATCAAGGGCGACACGGTCACCAAGAAGCTGCCGATCGGCGGCACGGCCTACCCCGAGACCGAGGGCGTCGTCTACGTGACGGCGGGCGCGGCGGGCCGCAGCCTGTACGCCTTCACCGCGCCGGACTCGTACGAGGGCCACGAGAACGAGGTCGACTCGGTGGCCTCGTTCGTCAACCTCAAGGGCGGCAAGCAGAACGAGACCGTCGCCTGGTCGCGGGTGCGCTATCTGAACTACTCGTTCCTGCGCGTGGACGTCACTCCCGCGCCCAAGGGCCACTACACGACCCTGAAGGTCCAGGGCATCGCGGAGACCGGCGACCGCATCGACCACTTCACGGTGGCCCGCAGGGCGAAGTAGCGGGGCCGGCGCGCCCGGAAGGCGGGGCGCGCACCTCCCCGGCACCGGTTCCGGCACCGGTTCGGCACTGGCACCGGCGCCGGCCGGCAGGCGGTCCTCGTCCGCGTCACATGCGGTGCAGGACCGCCTGCTTGGCCAGGGCGAACTCGTCGTCCGTCAGCACGCCCTCACGGTGCAGTTCGCCGAGTTCGCGCAGCCGGCGCAGCAGGGCGTCGTGGTCGTGACCGGATGCGGGGGAGGGCACGGCCCCCGGCGGCAGGCCCGGCGCGCCGGACGCGGACGGCGGCGGCGCGTCCTCGGGGGCGGCGGCCGGGTGGGGCAGCCGGGCCTGCACCGCCGCGGCGACGAGCGCCATCAGGGGATCCTTCTTGAACCCCCACAGTTCCACGGCGTTGGGGTCGTACTTGGCCGGCGTCCCCGTCGGCGCGTGCCGCAGCCGAAAACGCAGGCAACCGTTCTCGAGACCGACCGCGGGCCGCCACTCCACGCCCTCGATCTCGGCGACGCCGATACTGCGGGCGCCGGCCGAGGCCTTGGACTCCTCCGTCTTCCAGTTCCACTCCAGGCGCACCCGTTCGCCGTCGAAGCCCGCGGTGCCGTCCCCGGCGGAGACCGACAGGGGCACGGCGGGGCCGGGCAGCAGATAGGCGTCCACCGGGCCGGCCGGGACCCCGTCGAGCAGCAGCGCCCGGCGCACCTCGTCCACGAGGTACTCGGCGACGCCGTACCGGTCGGACTCGACGGTCAGCTGGTAGGGGTCGTGGGGTTCGGTCAGCCGGCCGCCGGTCGCGTGCAGCAGGGGGTCCGCGCCGTCGCGCAGCCGCAGCCTGAGCCGTCCGGCCTTCTTGCCCTGCTCGAACGAGATGCCGGCCAACGCGGCCAGGGGAACGGTCAGTTCGCCCAGTGTCCGGCGGAGCAGGCTGACGTTCTTGTCCCGGCCCGGGGTCAGCCGCAGGGCGTCACCGTCGAAGACCCATGTTCCGTCGCGCTGGATGATTTCCGCCATGGGGGGATTCTTCCAAACACGGCGACGGGCGCCCCCGGGGACCGTACCCGGGGGCGCCCGCGCGCCCGATCAGAACCCCGCGACGGGATTTCTCAGGGTGCCGATCAGCTGGAGGGCGCTCGACGGGTCCGCCAGGTCCACCATCTGCTCGTTGTCGCGCAGCTGGAGCCGGTTGAGGCAGGACAGGGCGAACTCGGGGGCGAACATGTCGTACTGGCGGAACCTGTCGGCCAGCTCGGGGTGCGCCTCCTGGTAGGCGCGGGTGACCTCGGCGACCGTG
The window above is part of the Streptomyces sp. NBC_00425 genome. Proteins encoded here:
- a CDS encoding DUF4429 domain-containing protein, which codes for MAEIIQRDGTWVFDGDALRLTPGRDKNVSLLRRTLGELTVPLAALAGISFEQGKKAGRLRLRLRDGADPLLHATGGRLTEPHDPYQLTVESDRYGVAEYLVDEVRRALLLDGVPAGPVDAYLLPGPAVPLSVSAGDGTAGFDGERVRLEWNWKTEESKASAGARSIGVAEIEGVEWRPAVGLENGCLRFRLRHAPTGTPAKYDPNAVELWGFKKDPLMALVAAAVQARLPHPAAAPEDAPPPSASGAPGLPPGAVPSPASGHDHDALLRRLRELGELHREGVLTDDEFALAKQAVLHRM